The proteins below are encoded in one region of Desulfobaccales bacterium:
- the fliQ gene encoding flagellar biosynthesis protein FliQ: MSPELVLELSRQAVKVTLLVSLPILGVGLVVGILVSLFQAATQIQEMTLTFVPKIVSIFVGLLLLLPWIMNQLMGFTMELVGNLPRYIR; this comes from the coding sequence ATGAGCCCGGAATTGGTCTTGGAACTGAGCCGTCAGGCGGTCAAGGTGACCCTCCTGGTGAGTCTGCCCATCCTGGGCGTCGGCTTGGTGGTGGGGATTCTGGTGAGCCTCTTCCAGGCGGCCACCCAGATCCAGGAGATGACCCTCACCTTTGTCCCCAAGATCGTCAGCATCTTTGTGGGCCTGCTGCTGTTGCTCCCCTGGATCATGAACCAGCTCATGGGCTTTACCATGGAGCTGGTGGGCAACCTGCCCCGCTATATCCGCTGA
- a CDS encoding flagellar biosynthetic protein FliO, with amino-acid sequence MAGLAVLSDASSSLAGELLRVLGVLLGLLGLLVAGLHLLRRFRLAPVSRAPYIQVLSTHYLAARQALWVVAVGRQRFLLASSPERVELLTALPDGEAPDPGEPVPQEDRA; translated from the coding sequence ATGGCGGGACTGGCGGTCCTGTCGGACGCCTCTAGCTCTCTGGCGGGGGAGCTCCTCCGGGTCCTGGGGGTACTCCTGGGCCTGCTGGGCCTGTTGGTGGCGGGCCTGCACCTGCTGCGCCGCTTCCGTCTCGCTCCCGTCTCCCGGGCGCCGTATATCCAGGTGCTCTCCACCCACTACCTGGCGGCCCGTCAGGCCCTGTGGGTGGTGGCGGTGGGGCGCCAACGGTTTCTCTTGGCCTCCAGCCCCGAACGGGTGGAGCTGCTCACCGCCCTGCCTGACGGGGAGGCGCCGGACCCCGGTGAGCCAGTTCCCCAGGAGGACAGGGCATGA
- the fliN gene encoding flagellar motor switch protein FliN: MPEREDPCIMAHDPKTQSASDFDWDTALDEPMTATVPQPSAAAPAGTDPQRPEDNPGESPNLALLLDIPLEITAELGRTRMIINDLLQLGQGSVIELNKLAGEPLEILVNQKLIARGEVVVVNEKFGIRLTDIISPVDRIKQLG, from the coding sequence ATGCCTGAGCGGGAGGACCCCTGCATCATGGCCCATGATCCGAAAACCCAGTCTGCCAGTGATTTTGATTGGGACACCGCCCTGGATGAGCCGATGACCGCAACGGTGCCACAGCCATCGGCGGCAGCCCCGGCAGGAACCGACCCCCAGCGGCCCGAGGACAACCCCGGTGAGTCTCCCAACCTGGCCCTGCTCCTGGATATTCCTTTGGAAATCACCGCCGAGTTGGGCCGCACCCGCATGATCATCAACGACCTCCTGCAACTGGGCCAGGGCTCGGTCATCGAACTCAACAAGCTGGCGGGGGAGCCCCTGGAGATCCTGGTGAACCAAAAACTCATCGCCCGGGGGGAAGTGGTGGTGGTCAATGAAAAATTCGGCATCCGGCTGACGGACATCATCAGTCCGGTGGACCGCATCAAGCAGCTGGGATGA
- the fliP gene encoding flagellar type III secretion system pore protein FliP (The bacterial flagellar biogenesis protein FliP forms a type III secretion system (T3SS)-type pore required for flagellar assembly.): MRYLTAGLGGVILALWPGSGGAAGWGLEQALAPQGLSLSLKLLFLLTALSLAPALLIMVTSFTRLVVVFAFLRHALGTQQLPPNQILIALALFLTLFIMAPVWQEVQEQALSPYIEGRIQGEEALSRGLEPLRRFMFKQTREKDLALFVSLMNRPKPQNFAEVPTTAVIPAFMISELRTAFEIGFLLFLPFLVIDMVVASVLLSMGMMMLPPVMVSLVFKVLLFVLVDGWNLVVGSLVRSFH, from the coding sequence ATGAGGTACCTCACGGCAGGCCTGGGGGGGGTGATTCTGGCCTTGTGGCCGGGGAGCGGCGGGGCCGCAGGCTGGGGTCTGGAGCAGGCCTTGGCGCCCCAAGGCCTCAGCCTCTCCCTGAAACTGCTCTTTCTCCTCACCGCCCTCTCCCTGGCCCCGGCCCTCCTCATCATGGTCACCTCCTTCACCCGCCTGGTGGTGGTCTTCGCCTTCCTGCGCCACGCCCTGGGCACCCAGCAGCTGCCGCCCAACCAGATCCTCATCGCCCTGGCCCTCTTCCTCACTCTCTTCATCATGGCGCCGGTGTGGCAGGAGGTGCAGGAGCAGGCCCTGAGCCCGTACATCGAGGGCCGGATCCAGGGGGAGGAGGCGCTGAGTCGGGGTCTGGAGCCCCTGCGTCGCTTCATGTTCAAGCAGACCCGGGAAAAGGACCTGGCATTGTTCGTCAGCCTGATGAACCGGCCCAAACCCCAGAATTTCGCCGAAGTGCCCACCACCGCGGTCATCCCGGCCTTCATGATCAGCGAACTGCGGACGGCCTTTGAGATCGGCTTTCTCTTGTTTTTGCCCTTTCTCGTCATTGACATGGTGGTGGCCTCGGTGCTCCTGTCCATGGGCATGATGATGCTGCCGCCGGTGATGGTCTCCCTGGTCTTCAAGGTGCTGCTCTTTGTCCTGGTGGACGGTTGGAATCTGGTGGTGGGTTCCCTGGTGCGGAGTTTCCACTGA